One genomic segment of Novosphingobium sp. RL4 includes these proteins:
- a CDS encoding ABC transporter substrate-binding protein, translating to MTTDLRIAFLPLNDVAVLAAARERGFAEEEGLALDLLRTTSWATLRDRLVYGQVQAAHMLAPLAVAVTLGLSQQPAALAAPYKLGVNGNMLVMAKDFAAALYPDPASRLADPLGTAHDFAGAIGLWRRKPVIGVVHRFSSHALMLRYWLASAGVDPDRDVVLRVLPPSLMVEALLAAEIDGFIAGEPWGSAAIEAGLAETVAVGERIWRRGVEKVLAFRQNWLEENPETVDRLLRALARAAAWCDAPENHDALAHLLSDPRYLDQPADLIQRALTGQIVARAGDAPISNPDFMLFSREATPFPWRSQALWIYSQLARWGMVEHTPENAARAGAVFRPDVFRRALAGSDMPMPGASMKLEGAVAAPLAVGSRQGDLTLGPDSFFDGRVFDPERIEDYLAGFAKPD from the coding sequence ATGACGACGGACCTGCGCATCGCCTTCCTGCCGCTGAACGACGTGGCGGTGCTTGCCGCCGCGCGGGAACGAGGGTTTGCCGAGGAGGAAGGGCTCGCGCTGGACCTGCTGCGCACGACGAGCTGGGCAACCTTGCGGGACCGGCTGGTCTATGGGCAGGTGCAGGCCGCGCACATGCTGGCGCCGCTCGCCGTCGCGGTGACGCTGGGGCTCAGCCAGCAGCCCGCCGCGCTTGCCGCGCCCTACAAGCTGGGCGTCAATGGCAACATGCTGGTCATGGCGAAGGATTTCGCCGCCGCGCTCTATCCCGATCCGGCCAGCCGCCTCGCCGATCCGCTGGGCACGGCGCACGATTTCGCCGGGGCCATCGGCCTCTGGCGCCGCAAGCCGGTGATCGGCGTGGTCCATCGCTTCTCCAGCCATGCGCTCATGCTGCGCTACTGGCTGGCGAGCGCAGGCGTCGATCCCGACCGGGACGTGGTGCTGCGGGTGCTGCCGCCCTCGCTGATGGTGGAGGCGCTGCTGGCGGCAGAGATCGACGGTTTCATCGCGGGCGAGCCCTGGGGCAGCGCCGCGATCGAGGCGGGCCTTGCCGAAACCGTGGCGGTGGGGGAGCGGATCTGGCGCCGCGGCGTGGAAAAGGTGCTCGCCTTCCGCCAGAACTGGCTGGAAGAGAACCCCGAAACCGTCGACCGGCTGCTGCGCGCGCTGGCGCGGGCCGCCGCGTGGTGCGATGCGCCGGAGAACCACGATGCGCTGGCGCACCTGCTGTCCGATCCCCGCTATCTCGACCAGCCGGCCGATCTCATCCAGCGCGCGCTGACCGGGCAGATCGTCGCGCGGGCGGGGGATGCGCCGATCTCCAATCCCGATTTCATGCTGTTCTCGCGCGAGGCGACGCCGTTTCCCTGGCGCAGCCAGGCGCTGTGGATCTATTCGCAACTCGCGCGCTGGGGCATGGTCGAACATACGCCCGAGAATGCGGCGAGGGCGGGGGCGGTATTCCGTCCGGACGTGTTCCGCCGCGCTCTGGCGGGCAGCGACATGCCGATGCCGGGCGCCAGCATGAAGCTGGAAGGCGCGGTGGCGGCGCCGCTCGCCGTGGGCTCGCGTCAGGGCGACCTGACGCTGGGGCCGGACAGCTTCTTCGACGGGCGCGTGTTCGATCCCGAACGGATCGAGGACTATCTTGCGGGCTTCGCGAAGCCGGATTGA
- a CDS encoding nitrate/nitrite transporter, whose translation MATAYWKRDGEAETAGNAPVDAPTTSFWKAGHAPTLIAAFLYFDLAFMVWVLLGPLAPEISKTLALTPAEKGLMVATPTLAGALLRVVNGLLVDRIGPKRSGAISQIIVIAGLFSAWLAGVNSFAGTLALGVILGFAGASFAIALPLASRWYPPEHQGKAMGLAGMGNSGTVLASLFAPMLAKMFGWNAVLGLACIPLSLVFVAYMVMAKDAPDAPAPRKLIDYFEPLRQADAWWLMGFYAVTFGGFVGLAASLPIYFTDQFGLTPIVAGYCTAGCVFAGSLVRPMGGALADRIGGVKALMVVYLVAALALSGVANATSLPGALGMFVMAMLALGTGNGAVFQLVPQRFQAEIGVMTGLVGMAGGIGGFYLASSLGLAKQMTGSFAPGFLIFAGLALAALASVALVKSRWRATWKTAARI comes from the coding sequence ATGGCAACCGCTTACTGGAAACGTGATGGAGAGGCCGAGACGGCCGGGAATGCGCCGGTCGACGCGCCGACAACCAGCTTCTGGAAGGCCGGTCATGCACCCACGCTGATCGCCGCCTTTCTCTATTTCGACCTCGCCTTCATGGTGTGGGTCCTGCTCGGGCCGCTGGCCCCGGAAATTTCGAAGACGCTGGCGCTGACCCCGGCGGAAAAGGGCCTGATGGTGGCCACCCCCACGCTCGCCGGGGCGCTGCTGCGGGTGGTCAACGGCCTGCTCGTCGATCGGATCGGACCCAAGCGTTCCGGCGCGATCAGCCAGATCATCGTCATCGCCGGGCTGTTTTCCGCATGGCTTGCAGGCGTGAACAGCTTTGCGGGAACGCTGGCGCTCGGCGTGATCCTCGGCTTTGCGGGCGCGAGTTTCGCGATCGCATTGCCGCTCGCCAGCCGCTGGTACCCGCCCGAGCACCAGGGCAAGGCCATGGGGCTGGCCGGCATGGGCAATTCCGGCACCGTGCTCGCTTCGCTTTTCGCGCCCATGCTGGCCAAGATGTTCGGCTGGAATGCGGTGCTCGGCCTTGCCTGCATCCCGCTGTCGCTGGTCTTCGTCGCCTACATGGTCATGGCGAAGGATGCCCCCGACGCACCGGCTCCGCGCAAGCTGATCGACTATTTCGAACCGCTGCGGCAGGCCGATGCATGGTGGCTGATGGGCTTCTATGCCGTGACGTTCGGCGGTTTCGTGGGCCTTGCCGCCTCGCTACCGATCTACTTTACCGACCAGTTCGGCCTGACCCCGATCGTCGCGGGATACTGCACGGCGGGCTGCGTCTTTGCCGGGTCGCTGGTGCGGCCCATGGGCGGTGCGCTGGCTGACCGGATCGGCGGCGTGAAGGCGCTGATGGTGGTCTACCTCGTCGCCGCGCTGGCGCTTTCCGGGGTTGCCAATGCCACCAGCCTGCCGGGCGCGCTCGGCATGTTCGTGATGGCCATGCTGGCGCTGGGCACCGGCAACGGCGCGGTCTTCCAACTGGTGCCGCAGCGCTTCCAGGCCGAGATCGGCGTGATGACGGGCCTTGTCGGCATGGCAGGCGGGATCGGCGGGTTCTATCTCGCCAGTTCGCTGGGCCTGGCCAAGCAGATGACCGGCAGTTTCGCGCCGGGCTTCCTGATCTTCGCGGGCCTTGCGCTGGCCGCGCTCGCCTCGGTGGCGCTGGTCAAGTCTCGCTGGCGCGCGACCTGGAAGACCGCCGCCCGCATATAA
- a CDS encoding alginate export family protein, whose translation MRYLFGTVAALAATGSAHAEEVDLKPIVEARARYEHVDQDDIDPAADAVILRVRGGATATTGAFSATVVGQGTLAVVDHYYDGLNGAAIRPQVSDPQNIALYVAQLQYKAKGVTLTAGRQKIALDDERFIGNAGFRDNAQTFDAVRAELTPLKGLKLDVSYAWSVRTIWGIDGHGARQQAVSGDNVFANLSYATPVGTFTGFAYLVDQDEAAVQGFRLSSQTYGGRFVGSHGFGKAAKLSWQASYARQYDWHNNPNSYHADYWLADAVLDVKGWKLNAGYEVLGAADGTALTSFQVPLGTNFKFQGWTDKFLTTPANGLRDLYFGGGYGVKQLGPLSAVALQGTWHRFDSDRLDQHYGNEVDIIASAKVARTTIALRYAHYDARQMAVDTDKYWIQLDWAI comes from the coding sequence ATGCGATACTTGTTTGGAACGGTGGCCGCGCTGGCCGCTACCGGGTCCGCCCATGCCGAGGAAGTGGACCTGAAGCCCATCGTCGAGGCGCGGGCCCGTTATGAACATGTCGATCAGGACGACATCGACCCGGCCGCCGATGCCGTGATCCTGCGCGTTCGCGGCGGCGCCACGGCGACGACAGGGGCCTTCAGCGCCACGGTCGTCGGACAAGGCACGCTGGCGGTGGTGGACCATTACTACGACGGCCTGAACGGCGCCGCGATCCGTCCGCAGGTATCGGATCCGCAGAACATCGCGCTCTATGTCGCCCAGCTTCAGTACAAGGCGAAGGGCGTGACGCTGACCGCGGGCCGCCAGAAGATCGCGCTCGACGACGAGCGGTTCATCGGCAACGCCGGCTTTCGCGACAACGCGCAGACTTTCGATGCCGTGCGCGCCGAACTCACCCCGCTCAAGGGCCTGAAGCTCGATGTGTCCTACGCCTGGAGCGTGCGCACGATCTGGGGCATCGACGGACATGGCGCCCGCCAGCAGGCGGTGAGCGGGGACAATGTCTTCGCCAACCTGTCCTATGCGACGCCGGTCGGCACGTTCACCGGCTTTGCCTATCTGGTGGATCAGGACGAAGCGGCGGTGCAGGGGTTCCGCCTGTCCAGCCAGACCTATGGCGGGCGTTTCGTGGGCAGCCACGGCTTCGGCAAGGCGGCGAAACTGTCCTGGCAGGCAAGTTATGCCCGCCAGTACGACTGGCACAACAATCCCAACAGCTACCATGCCGACTACTGGCTGGCCGATGCGGTGCTGGACGTGAAGGGATGGAAGCTCAACGCCGGTTATGAAGTGCTGGGCGCTGCCGATGGTACCGCGCTGACCAGCTTCCAGGTCCCGCTCGGCACCAATTTCAAGTTCCAGGGCTGGACGGACAAGTTCCTGACGACGCCTGCGAACGGCCTGCGCGATCTCTATTTCGGCGGCGGTTACGGCGTGAAGCAACTGGGGCCGCTCTCCGCCGTCGCCCTGCAGGGAACCTGGCACCGCTTCGACAGCGACCGCCTGGACCAGCACTACGGCAACGAAGTGGATATTATCGCGAGTGCGAAGGTCGCCAGGACGACGATCGCGCTGCGCTATGCGCATTACGACGCCCGCCAGATGGCGGTCGATACCGACAAGTACTGGATTCAGCTGGACTGGGCGATCTGA
- the nirB gene encoding nitrite reductase large subunit NirB — translation MEFQDGIEASADYESTLIVPSDDVREHLVVVGNGMAGCRAVEELLARDAGRYRVTIFGAEPHVNYNRIMLSPVLAGEKTFDQIVINTREWYDGNGIELVTSDPVTAIDRAGRTVTSRSGRKVHYDRLLIATGSDPFIIPVPGKDLPGVISFRDMNDVDLMLEAAGRGGDAVVIGGGLLGLEAAHGLTLRGMKVTVIHLMPTLMERQLDEAAGWLLKSALEARGQTILTGADTAEILGDGKVEGVRLKDGREIPASLVVMAVGIRPSTALARGAGLDVGRGIRVDDHMVTSDPAVLAVGECVEHDGNVYGLVAPLWDMCRSLADGLTDRHSGYRGSVTSTKLKVAGLDVFSAGDFSGGEGCEDIVLRDASRGIYKRVVVKDGKVVGAVLYGDTADGNWYFDLLKKGEDVSEIRDFLILGQAFASGGTADPLAAVAALSDDAEVCGCNGVSKGQVVGSIAGGACSLDAVRATCKASASCGSCTGLVESLLALTLGEEVKSGPKTMCKCTSFTHDDVRREIVAQHMKSIPEVMQKLHWSTPDGCSSCRPALNYYLLCALPGEYEDDQQSRFVNERMHANIQKDGTYSVVPRMWGGLTNPRELRAIADVVEKYDAPMVKVTGGQRLDIFGIKKEDLPAVWADLNAAGMVSGHAYGKSLRTVKTCVGSEWCRFGTQDSTGLGVKTERMTWGSWMPHKFKIAVSGCPRNCAEATIKDFGIVCVDSGYELHVGGNGGIHVRATDFLCKVATEQEALDYCAAFTQLYREEARYLERTAPWIERVGVEYVKQRIVEDDTGREALRSRFLYSQSFSQEDPWAERAAGHKAELHQHLEPLAIAAE, via the coding sequence ATGGAATTTCAGGACGGGATCGAAGCTTCTGCGGACTATGAGAGCACGTTGATCGTGCCCTCCGACGATGTGCGCGAACATCTGGTGGTGGTGGGCAACGGCATGGCCGGATGCCGCGCGGTGGAGGAACTGCTGGCGCGCGATGCCGGGCGCTACCGCGTCACCATCTTCGGCGCCGAACCGCATGTGAACTACAACCGCATCATGCTGTCGCCGGTGCTGGCGGGAGAGAAGACCTTCGACCAGATCGTCATCAATACCCGCGAATGGTATGACGGGAACGGCATCGAACTCGTCACGTCGGACCCGGTCACCGCGATCGACCGTGCGGGCAGGACCGTCACCTCGCGGTCGGGCCGCAAGGTCCATTACGACCGGCTGCTGATCGCCACCGGTTCCGATCCCTTCATCATCCCGGTTCCCGGCAAGGACCTGCCCGGCGTCATCTCCTTCCGCGACATGAACGACGTGGACCTGATGCTGGAAGCCGCGGGCAGGGGCGGCGATGCGGTGGTGATCGGCGGGGGGCTGCTCGGCCTCGAGGCCGCGCACGGCCTGACCCTGCGCGGGATGAAGGTCACCGTGATCCACCTGATGCCCACCCTGATGGAGCGCCAGCTGGACGAGGCGGCGGGCTGGCTGCTCAAGAGCGCGCTCGAAGCACGGGGCCAGACCATCCTGACCGGCGCCGATACCGCCGAAATCCTGGGCGACGGCAAAGTCGAGGGCGTGCGCCTGAAGGACGGCCGCGAAATCCCGGCCAGCCTCGTGGTCATGGCGGTGGGCATTCGTCCCTCCACGGCACTGGCGCGCGGCGCCGGGCTGGATGTGGGGCGCGGCATCAGGGTCGACGATCACATGGTGACGAGCGACCCCGCCGTGCTCGCGGTGGGCGAATGCGTCGAGCATGACGGGAACGTCTACGGCCTTGTCGCGCCGCTCTGGGACATGTGCCGCAGTCTCGCCGATGGCCTGACCGACCGCCACAGCGGCTATCGCGGTTCGGTCACGTCGACCAAGCTCAAGGTCGCCGGGCTCGACGTGTTCTCGGCCGGTGACTTCTCGGGCGGGGAGGGCTGCGAGGACATCGTCCTGCGCGACGCCTCGCGCGGGATCTACAAGCGCGTCGTCGTGAAGGACGGCAAGGTCGTGGGCGCGGTGCTCTACGGCGATACGGCCGACGGCAACTGGTACTTCGACCTGTTGAAGAAGGGGGAGGACGTTTCGGAAATCCGCGACTTCCTGATCCTGGGGCAGGCCTTCGCCTCGGGCGGCACGGCGGACCCGCTGGCGGCGGTGGCGGCGCTTTCCGACGATGCCGAGGTCTGCGGCTGCAACGGCGTTTCCAAGGGGCAGGTCGTCGGCTCGATCGCCGGCGGCGCCTGCAGCCTCGACGCCGTGCGCGCCACCTGCAAGGCATCGGCAAGCTGCGGTTCCTGCACCGGTCTGGTCGAGAGCCTGCTGGCGCTGACCCTGGGCGAGGAGGTCAAGTCCGGCCCGAAGACGATGTGCAAGTGCACCAGCTTCACGCACGACGACGTGCGGCGCGAGATCGTGGCGCAGCACATGAAATCGATCCCCGAAGTGATGCAGAAGCTTCACTGGTCCACGCCCGACGGCTGCTCGTCCTGCCGCCCGGCGCTCAACTACTACCTGCTCTGCGCGCTCCCCGGCGAATACGAGGATGACCAGCAGAGCCGCTTCGTCAACGAACGCATGCACGCCAATATCCAGAAGGACGGCACTTATTCGGTGGTTCCCCGCATGTGGGGCGGCCTGACCAACCCCCGCGAACTGCGCGCGATCGCCGATGTGGTGGAGAAGTACGACGCGCCGATGGTGAAGGTCACCGGCGGGCAGCGGCTCGACATCTTCGGGATCAAGAAGGAAGACCTGCCCGCCGTCTGGGCCGATCTCAATGCCGCCGGGATGGTCTCCGGCCATGCCTACGGCAAGTCGCTGCGCACGGTGAAGACGTGCGTGGGCAGCGAATGGTGCCGCTTCGGCACGCAGGATTCCACCGGCCTTGGGGTGAAGACCGAGCGGATGACCTGGGGCTCGTGGATGCCGCACAAGTTCAAGATCGCGGTCTCCGGCTGCCCGCGCAATTGCGCCGAGGCGACGATCAAGGACTTCGGGATCGTCTGCGTGGATTCGGGCTATGAACTCCACGTCGGCGGCAACGGCGGCATTCACGTTCGCGCCACCGACTTCCTCTGCAAGGTCGCCACGGAGCAGGAGGCGCTCGATTACTGCGCCGCCTTCACCCAGCTATACCGCGAGGAGGCGCGCTATCTCGAACGCACCGCGCCGTGGATCGAACGCGTCGGCGTCGAATATGTGAAGCAGCGCATCGTCGAGGACGACACCGGACGCGAGGCCTTGCGCAG